A region of Thiofilum sp. DNA encodes the following proteins:
- the gloB gene encoding hydroxyacylglutathione hydrolase, producing the protein MIEVLAVPAFTDNYIWFITYSDEYANTLSSVTALTLAPQPTETIDTTPTTPAPPARRPVAIVDPGDADAVLAALEQYQLAPIALLITHRHRDHVGGIEGILQHYPTIPVYGPEHEDIPHRTHALNEGDIVPLSVLNLELKVLDVRGHTAGHIAYYGANSLFCGDTLFANGCGRVFDGTLEDLYHSLQKIAHLPAETMVYCAHEYTVDNLGFAKWVEPDNVAIDARLEASWDLLDNGKGTIPFILGYEFNTNPFLRTHIPEVIKKAESVAGRELTTPAEIFATLRIWKDTEYD; encoded by the coding sequence ATGATCGAAGTATTAGCCGTTCCAGCTTTTACTGATAATTACATTTGGTTTATTACTTATAGCGATGAGTATGCTAATACCCTATCGTCAGTAACAGCATTAACTCTCGCTCCACAACCTACCGAAACCATAGACACAACGCCTACCACTCCCGCTCCGCCTGCACGTCGTCCGGTGGCTATTGTTGATCCGGGTGATGCTGATGCGGTCCTAGCTGCATTAGAACAATATCAATTAGCGCCAATCGCTTTACTCATTACCCATAGACACCGTGATCATGTGGGTGGCATTGAAGGAATTTTGCAACACTACCCTACTATTCCGGTGTATGGCCCTGAACACGAGGACATTCCCCATCGAACCCATGCGCTGAATGAAGGCGATATAGTACCGCTTTCTGTACTGAATTTAGAGCTAAAAGTGCTTGATGTGCGTGGGCATACTGCCGGACATATTGCTTATTACGGGGCAAATAGTTTGTTTTGCGGGGATACTTTATTTGCTAATGGCTGTGGGCGCGTATTTGATGGCACATTAGAAGACCTCTATCATTCCTTACAAAAAATCGCCCATTTGCCCGCTGAAACGATGGTGTATTGTGCTCATGAATATACCGTAGACAATTTAGGTTTTGCCAAATGGGTAGAACCCGATAATGTGGCGATTGATGCACGTTTAGAAGCTAGTTGGGATTTATTGGATAATGGTAAAGGCACAATACCTTTTATATTAGGCTATGAATTTAATACCAATCCCTTTTTACGCACCCATATTCCTGAGGTCATAAAAAAAGCAGAATCAGTGGCGGGTCGTGAATTAACAACGCCTGCTGAAATTTTTGCGACTTTACGGATTTGGAAAGATACTGAGTATGACTAG
- the mazG gene encoding nucleoside triphosphate pyrophosphohydrolase, producing the protein MAQSAAINELLNLMQHLRDPETGCPWDKRQTWQTILPYTIEEVYEVADAIDRNDAQALQDELGDLLFQVVFMAQIAAEKGLFNFNDIAQGITEKMQRRHPHIFADTTFANETAQKQAWESIKAQERNTKESSSASLFANIPTTLPTLQRSQKLQKRAARVGFDWEHWRQVLPKIQEELAEVIEAVEQGEPFARVEEEVGDVIFGTTNLARLLGVNADNALRLTNRKFEQRFLKVEALLNERGISLEQATLQQMDEAWEQAKQFE; encoded by the coding sequence ATGGCGCAATCAGCAGCAATCAATGAATTATTAAACCTTATGCAGCATCTGCGTGACCCTGAAACAGGTTGCCCGTGGGATAAGCGTCAAACATGGCAAACCATTCTGCCCTATACCATTGAAGAGGTTTATGAAGTCGCGGATGCCATTGATCGCAATGATGCGCAAGCCCTGCAAGATGAACTCGGTGATTTATTATTTCAAGTTGTGTTTATGGCACAAATTGCGGCAGAAAAGGGTTTATTTAATTTTAATGACATAGCCCAAGGCATTACAGAGAAAATGCAGCGCCGTCATCCGCATATTTTTGCGGATACTACCTTTGCCAATGAAACCGCACAAAAACAAGCGTGGGAAAGTATTAAAGCGCAGGAGCGTAATACTAAAGAATCTAGTTCAGCCTCCTTATTTGCCAATATCCCGACGACTTTACCTACCTTACAACGTAGTCAAAAACTACAAAAACGTGCGGCACGAGTAGGGTTTGATTGGGAGCATTGGCGTCAAGTACTACCTAAAATTCAAGAAGAGCTAGCTGAGGTGATTGAGGCGGTTGAGCAAGGCGAACCTTTTGCACGGGTTGAGGAGGAGGTGGGTGACGTTATTTTTGGCACAACCAATTTAGCAAGATTATTAGGTGTGAATGCTGATAATGCCCTGCGCTTAACCAATCGAAAATTTGAGCAGCGTTTTTTAAAGGTAGAGGCCTTATTAAATGAGCGGGGTATTAGTTTAGAGCAAGCTACTTTGCAGCAAATGGATGAGGCGTGGGAGCAGGCTAAGCAATTTGAATAA
- a CDS encoding YebC/PmpR family DNA-binding transcriptional regulator, producing MAGHSKWANIKHKKAAVDKKRGKIWTKLIREVTVAAREGKTSDPNASPRLRLAVDKAYASNMPKDTIERACKRGSGELGAENYNEVRYEGYGPGGVAIIIDTATDNVNRTVSEVRHALSKHGGNMGTSGSVSYMFNKLGVLSYAPGVNEDKLMDAALEAGADDVVMADDGSAEVLTTPENYAELVDTLTKAGLTPDDAEVTERADNLTAVDLENGERLLKLIDALEELDDVQEVFHNGDIPAELLDNDDE from the coding sequence ATGGCTGGTCATAGTAAATGGGCTAATATTAAACATAAGAAAGCGGCAGTAGATAAAAAGCGCGGTAAAATTTGGACCAAACTCATTCGAGAAGTCACCGTTGCCGCCCGCGAAGGCAAAACCTCCGACCCCAATGCCTCCCCGCGCCTACGCCTTGCCGTCGACAAAGCCTATGCGTCCAATATGCCCAAAGACACCATCGAACGCGCTTGTAAACGCGGCTCAGGCGAGTTAGGCGCTGAAAACTATAATGAAGTACGCTATGAAGGTTATGGTCCGGGGGGGGTTGCCATCATTATTGATACCGCAACCGACAATGTGAACCGCACAGTTTCCGAAGTGCGCCACGCTCTGAGTAAACATGGCGGCAATATGGGAACCAGCGGCTCGGTCAGCTATATGTTTAACAAACTGGGTGTATTGAGCTATGCCCCCGGAGTCAATGAAGACAAACTCATGGACGCCGCCCTCGAAGCTGGTGCAGATGATGTGGTCATGGCGGATGATGGTTCGGCTGAAGTACTGACTACTCCCGAAAACTATGCTGAATTAGTCGATACCCTCACCAAAGCAGGTTTAACCCCCGATGATGCCGAAGTCACTGAACGTGCTGATAATCTCACGGCGGTTGATCTCGAAAATGGTGAACGCTTATTAAAACTCATTGATGCCCTCGAAGAACTCGATGATGTCCAAGAAGTATTCCATAACGGTGATATTCCTGCCGAACTCTTAGACAACGATGACGAGTAA
- a CDS encoding Uma2 family endonuclease encodes MSLAHSQLPFMTEDEYLAQELNATERHEYVDGYIYLMAGSSKHHNRIALNIATYFNQLTRRSSCQVYASDMKVRVKERNSYYYPDIVVSCYDDDNNDYFLDYPCLIIEVTSDSTLRKDYLEKSLAYQSISSLQTYLIVSQDKYQVDILKRNDKGSWNLSQMNQLEQSIELTCPVSTLSLREIYQSIELT; translated from the coding sequence ATGTCACTTGCCCACTCACAACTGCCTTTTATGACCGAAGATGAGTATTTAGCGCAGGAGCTAAATGCAACTGAACGACATGAATATGTGGATGGGTATATTTACTTAATGGCTGGTTCGAGTAAACACCATAATCGCATTGCTTTAAATATTGCCACTTATTTTAATCAATTAACACGCAGATCTTCTTGTCAAGTTTATGCCTCCGATATGAAAGTACGGGTTAAAGAGCGCAATAGCTATTATTATCCTGATATAGTAGTGAGCTGTTACGATGATGATAATAATGACTACTTTTTAGATTATCCTTGTTTAATTATTGAAGTTACTTCCGACTCAACATTGCGCAAAGATTATTTAGAGAAATCTCTAGCCTATCAAAGTATTAGCTCGCTTCAAACTTATCTTATAGTATCTCAAGATAAATATCAGGTCGATATTTTAAAACGTAATGATAAGGGTAGTTGGAATCTAAGCCAAATGAATCAATTGGAGCAAAGTATTGAACTAACTTGCCCAGTTAGTACTTTAAGCCTACGAGAGATTTATCAGAGTATTGAACTGACCTAG
- the ruvA gene encoding Holliday junction branch migration protein RuvA gives MISSLRGKVLFKQPPELMIEVNGVGYELQASMNVFYALPLEPEVEVVIYTHLAVREDAHTLYGFVSLDERSTFRQLLKVNGVGPKLALAIVSGMTPIELYQIIHAADITALSRIPGVGKKTAERLVVELKDRLPKPADNALTNAPLRTSSADPANEALNALLALGYKAPQAEKMIEAYKDQGLSVEEMIRQALRSSLK, from the coding sequence ATGATCAGCTCCCTACGTGGCAAAGTCCTGTTTAAGCAACCACCTGAGTTAATGATTGAGGTCAATGGCGTAGGCTATGAACTGCAAGCCTCAATGAATGTGTTTTATGCCCTACCACTAGAGCCAGAAGTCGAAGTCGTGATTTATACCCATCTTGCGGTGCGCGAAGATGCTCATACGCTTTATGGCTTTGTATCCCTTGATGAACGTAGCACCTTTCGTCAATTGCTTAAGGTGAATGGCGTAGGTCCTAAATTAGCCCTCGCTATTGTGTCAGGTATGACGCCTATCGAGTTGTATCAAATTATTCATGCCGCCGATATTACCGCACTGAGTCGTATTCCGGGGGTAGGTAAAAAAACGGCTGAGCGTTTAGTGGTGGAATTAAAAGACCGCTTGCCCAAACCTGCCGATAACGCCTTAACTAATGCTCCGCTTCGTACTTCTAGTGCTGATCCTGCGAATGAAGCACTCAATGCCCTCCTAGCCTTAGGCTATAAAGCACCTCAAGCCGAAAAAATGATTGAAGCCTATAAAGATCAGGGATTGAGTGTGGAAGAAATGATTCGCCAAGCCTTGCGCTCTAGCCTTAAGTGA
- a CDS encoding DUF488 family protein: MNIFTIGYEGANIDDFIATLKVYGIDTLLDVREIAMSRRKGFAKTALRNCLEAHGIYYQHEKQLGSPKDIRDRLRADGNYEKYFADFNDYLETQTLLLKNLTIQLKGNVALMCYERDYKTCHRSSVATKLTQLIGGTPKHLGVRHGISIRVNQRMDFSQSLSAA; encoded by the coding sequence ATGAACATTTTTACCATTGGTTATGAGGGAGCTAATATTGATGACTTTATAGCCACTCTAAAAGTATATGGTATTGATACTTTGCTTGATGTTAGAGAAATTGCTATGTCACGTCGCAAAGGCTTTGCTAAAACAGCATTGAGAAATTGCTTAGAAGCTCATGGAATTTATTACCAACATGAAAAACAGTTAGGATCTCCTAAAGATATCAGAGATAGATTACGAGCTGATGGAAATTATGAGAAATATTTTGCCGACTTTAATGACTACTTAGAAACACAAACCCTTTTACTTAAAAACCTAACTATACAATTAAAAGGTAATGTAGCTCTAATGTGTTATGAACGTGACTATAAAACTTGCCATCGATCTTCAGTTGCCACAAAATTAACACAGTTAATAGGTGGAACACCTAAACACTTAGGAGTAAGACATGGGATTAGCATTCGAGTCAATCAAAGGATGGATTTTAGTCAAAGCCTATCCGCAGCCTAG
- the gmk gene encoding guanylate kinase, producing MKTGQLYIVSAPSGGGKTSLLNALRLELNDVVVSVSFTTRQARPGEEQGKHYHFVSVADFQQQIEQDNFLEYAQVFDNYYGTSRQTVGEQLKAGLDVILEIDWQGAQQVRQRTDNVISIFILPPSRRALEERLRNRRQDSDEIIARRMRDAQRELSHYNEYDYLVINDDFDEALQDLISIFRCQRLRLKLQQQNRASLLSQLVSE from the coding sequence GTGAAGACCGGACAACTTTATATTGTTTCAGCACCCTCAGGTGGGGGCAAGACTAGCCTACTCAATGCTTTGCGCCTTGAATTAAATGATGTAGTCGTCTCTGTATCCTTTACTACCCGTCAAGCGCGTCCGGGTGAGGAGCAGGGCAAGCATTATCATTTTGTGTCCGTAGCGGATTTCCAGCAGCAAATTGAGCAAGATAACTTCCTCGAATATGCCCAAGTCTTTGATAATTATTACGGAACTTCGCGCCAAACAGTAGGGGAGCAACTAAAAGCCGGCTTAGATGTGATTTTAGAAATTGACTGGCAAGGGGCACAACAAGTGCGCCAGCGTACTGATAATGTGATTAGTATTTTTATTTTGCCACCGAGTCGCCGTGCTTTAGAGGAGCGCTTACGTAATCGTCGCCAAGATAGTGATGAGATTATCGCTAGACGTATGCGCGATGCTCAACGCGAATTATCGCATTACAATGAATACGATTATCTCGTCATCAATGATGATTTTGATGAAGCGCTACAAGATTTAATTAGTATTTTTCGTTGTCAGCGTTTAAGGCTTAAATTGCAACAGCAAAATAGAGCATCCCTATTATCGCAATTAGTCAGTGAGTAA
- a CDS encoding PaaI family thioesterase, whose translation MSDAKLLEWYPAWWMMRIKVIALENEWRHIRIKLPLTAISRNMGGGMFGGFQASLADPIAPLACAKVFKNYDVWTRKLEVDFRRAGLTDLELRFDFPPELERQIRDELLEHKRSTPTFEYGLYDVHNRLCTVVFCTVAIRPKGYLKDHKPLAMG comes from the coding sequence ATGTCGGATGCTAAATTATTAGAATGGTATCCGGCGTGGTGGATGATGCGTATTAAAGTGATAGCACTAGAAAATGAATGGCGTCATATCCGCATTAAATTACCGCTTACTGCCATTTCACGTAATATGGGAGGAGGAATGTTTGGCGGCTTTCAAGCCTCTTTAGCCGATCCGATTGCACCCTTAGCTTGTGCTAAAGTATTTAAAAACTATGATGTGTGGACACGAAAACTAGAGGTCGATTTTCGCCGCGCAGGGCTAACGGATTTAGAGTTACGTTTTGATTTTCCGCCTGAATTAGAACGCCAAATTCGAGATGAACTATTAGAGCATAAGCGTAGTACGCCAACGTTTGAGTATGGCTTATATGATGTGCATAACCGCTTATGTACAGTGGTGTTTTGTACAGTAGCTATTCGCCCCAAAGGGTATTTGAAAGATCATAAGCCATTGGCAATGGGATAA
- the ruvC gene encoding crossover junction endodeoxyribonuclease RuvC translates to MTSKRIMGIDPGSRFTGVGIVDSDGQRLLHVHSDCIKLGDRPIPERLGMIFNGITDLIKLYQPDELAIESIFVATNAGGALKLGQARGAAICAAVVNHLSVHEYSPREVKQATVGKGSADKTQVQHMVKYLLNLHGKLQADSADALAVAICHSHASHLNNRIQQAGWQ, encoded by the coding sequence ATGACGAGTAAACGCATTATGGGTATTGATCCCGGCTCACGTTTTACGGGGGTTGGGATTGTCGATAGTGACGGGCAACGCTTGCTGCATGTGCATAGTGACTGTATCAAATTAGGGGATCGCCCTATTCCTGAGCGTTTAGGTATGATTTTTAATGGCATCACTGATCTCATTAAGCTCTACCAACCTGATGAACTAGCGATTGAAAGCATTTTCGTTGCCACTAATGCAGGTGGTGCTTTGAAATTAGGACAAGCACGCGGTGCGGCGATTTGTGCTGCTGTGGTAAATCATTTAAGTGTGCACGAATATAGCCCCCGCGAAGTGAAACAAGCTACCGTTGGCAAAGGCTCTGCTGATAAAACTCAAGTGCAGCATATGGTTAAGTACTTACTGAATTTGCACGGCAAATTGCAGGCGGATAGTGCTGATGCTTTAGCGGTGGCGATTTGTCACAGTCACGCCAGCCATCTTAATAATCGTATTCAACAAGCAGGTTGGCAATGA
- a CDS encoding NACHT domain-containing protein: protein MAQFFSSLSDRYKLFAFVFLLIISGSLLLLFGKGTQETLIFSGIIAVVLYIAKPIWFSDRYGQTTVRILSLTIAGAAVAAFVGWPAFVEKLIKPYLPDHQANLLNNFDFTALMVFVFLGVVIYKVNDWRDSTGMGVHTTPLDRDVPEPQFKERLKMVAGSLTDDLKSIDTKTNWSARYFTPLDAEVEVNTASGKERKITDLLSAIKSRRNSKKQRIFLVLGSPGAGKSVALRKLCQDLEQEVPRTGKIPVYINLREWHVAEKWSETNPPTVQQLRDFILENLKSRDIVTSKFFHEYFDRMYETGRLFFVLDSFDEIPAVLDERENSELIHQLSEVMFKFLKGARQREAQGILASRLFRKPTHEFQTDVTLEIRPFTEQKIISTFENYGLFSKDLVKKLFKDRPELVPIARNPFSAVLIAEYTEKNNGELPPNQSEMYRDYFERTLDSCAERIRKKGLTKEQVINHTIDIASVMFKNYGLEAPVPIIAQHMPDIPVEDVLDILKFARLGRLGSGGDNVFSFSHRRFIEYFTVQRIIREDETIEFDAIPNDSQWRDALVLYCEVAPFEKAQAIANFCWNTIETINNPQDLRVIHSMRFLRDAFQGRKECIHSFSDDLANFLLKQANPDSFVLSLKIALETTTLLNTDDIDQIVTAVIKLGNQITNEAAVNSCRNLNKISKKLEKSLMNIFRSISYIEKIINFKSILFYFSLSDAFMNVKNDIIYYVVIFKVQFLLLLLMLTISFDYMIIVLFIFITVTLLSLDDLKRKKYFILESSAIISSIIIIFGNLFFYNTHTEGYFNINDQFLSEWLVLIITIFALINLIFFAIKSNTLSKEDLYILILEIKNKNNLLKLTLGSLMLLVIWLIPRLLKNKEYLLFFHIVISSIWFIFSIYSIISIIKLIKKYLKDKRLISASTIYTREDIYAVLINLKTTRAKKIFVSKLSRETKKISGSWPNREILTVSNNDPLYLELARLEEKWLGLDR from the coding sequence ATGGCTCAATTCTTTTCTAGTCTTTCTGATCGCTATAAGTTATTTGCTTTTGTATTTTTGCTGATTATCAGTGGCTCCCTGCTTTTGTTGTTTGGTAAAGGCACTCAAGAAACACTGATTTTTAGCGGCATTATTGCAGTGGTGCTTTATATTGCTAAACCTATATGGTTTTCAGATAGATATGGCCAAACTACTGTAAGGATTCTATCTCTCACTATTGCAGGGGCTGCGGTGGCCGCTTTCGTAGGGTGGCCTGCATTCGTTGAAAAACTTATAAAACCTTATTTACCTGATCATCAAGCCAACCTACTAAATAACTTTGATTTCACTGCATTAATGGTGTTCGTGTTTCTCGGAGTAGTGATTTATAAGGTAAACGATTGGCGCGATTCTACAGGCATGGGAGTGCATACTACTCCTTTAGATCGAGATGTGCCTGAGCCTCAATTTAAAGAACGACTTAAGATGGTAGCTGGCTCGCTCACGGACGATTTAAAAAGCATTGACACTAAAACGAACTGGAGCGCTCGCTATTTCACGCCACTCGATGCCGAGGTTGAGGTTAATACAGCGAGTGGCAAAGAGCGCAAAATTACTGACCTACTGAGTGCTATTAAAAGCAGACGCAATAGCAAAAAACAGCGTATTTTTTTAGTACTTGGCTCACCAGGAGCTGGTAAAAGTGTGGCCTTGCGTAAACTTTGCCAAGATTTAGAACAGGAAGTTCCTAGAACTGGCAAAATTCCCGTTTATATTAATTTGCGCGAGTGGCATGTTGCTGAGAAATGGTCTGAAACGAATCCGCCTACCGTACAACAGCTTAGAGATTTTATCTTAGAAAATCTTAAGAGCAGAGATATAGTCACTAGCAAATTCTTTCATGAGTACTTTGACCGTATGTATGAAACAGGTAGGCTGTTTTTTGTCTTAGACTCATTTGATGAAATTCCTGCTGTACTAGATGAGCGTGAAAACTCCGAGCTTATTCATCAACTCTCAGAGGTAATGTTTAAGTTTTTAAAAGGAGCTAGACAGCGAGAGGCTCAAGGCATTTTAGCCTCGCGTTTATTTAGAAAACCTACTCACGAGTTTCAAACCGATGTTACCTTAGAAATTCGCCCTTTTACTGAGCAAAAAATTATTTCGACTTTTGAAAACTATGGTTTGTTTAGTAAGGATTTAGTGAAAAAACTATTTAAAGATCGTCCCGAACTGGTACCTATTGCTAGAAATCCCTTTTCGGCTGTTTTAATTGCTGAATATACAGAGAAAAATAATGGCGAACTCCCACCTAATCAGTCAGAGATGTACCGTGACTATTTTGAGCGCACTTTGGATAGTTGTGCTGAGCGGATTCGCAAAAAGGGATTGACTAAAGAGCAAGTGATTAATCATACGATTGATATTGCTAGTGTTATGTTTAAAAACTATGGTTTAGAAGCCCCTGTTCCTATCATTGCTCAACATATGCCTGATATACCTGTTGAGGATGTGCTTGATATTTTGAAGTTTGCACGGTTAGGTCGTTTGGGATCAGGGGGTGATAATGTTTTTAGTTTTTCGCATCGGCGCTTTATTGAGTACTTTACGGTGCAGCGTATTATTCGCGAGGATGAAACGATTGAGTTTGATGCTATTCCTAATGATTCACAATGGCGTGATGCTTTAGTATTGTATTGCGAAGTTGCCCCTTTTGAAAAAGCTCAGGCTATTGCTAATTTTTGCTGGAATACTATTGAAACTATTAATAATCCTCAGGATTTACGGGTTATTCATAGTATGAGGTTTTTAAGAGATGCGTTTCAAGGGAGGAAAGAGTGTATTCATAGCTTTTCAGATGACTTAGCTAACTTTCTATTGAAGCAGGCTAATCCTGATAGCTTCGTATTATCTTTAAAAATTGCCTTAGAAACAACCACCTTACTTAATACCGACGACATAGATCAGATAGTAACTGCTGTAATTAAACTAGGGAATCAAATAACCAATGAAGCTGCTGTTAATAGCTGTAGAAACTTAAATAAAATATCCAAAAAATTAGAAAAAAGCCTGATGAATATATTTAGAAGTATTTCATATATAGAAAAAATAATTAACTTTAAAAGCATATTATTTTATTTTTCTCTTTCCGATGCCTTTATGAATGTAAAGAATGATATTATATACTACGTAGTAATTTTTAAAGTTCAATTTCTACTATTATTACTTATGCTTACAATATCATTCGATTACATGATCATAGTGCTTTTCATTTTTATTACAGTAACTCTTTTATCACTGGATGATTTAAAAAGAAAAAAATACTTTATTTTAGAAAGCTCAGCTATAATTAGTAGTATCATTATAATTTTTGGAAACTTATTTTTCTATAACACACACACAGAAGGGTATTTTAATATCAACGATCAATTTTTGTCTGAGTGGCTAGTATTAATTATAACAATATTTGCTTTAATAAATTTAATATTTTTTGCTATTAAATCAAATACATTGAGCAAAGAAGACTTATACATATTAATTTTAGAAATAAAGAATAAAAATAACTTACTTAAGCTAACTTTAGGTTCTTTAATGCTATTAGTGATATGGTTAATACCTCGTCTATTAAAAAACAAAGAATATTTACTATTTTTTCATATAGTCATTAGCAGCATATGGTTTATATTTTCTATATATTCCATCATCTCTATAATTAAATTAATAAAAAAATATCTCAAAGACAAAAGATTAATATCCGCCAGCACCATATATACACGAGAGGATATCTATGCTGTTTTAATCAATCTTAAAACCACAAGAGCCAAAAAGATTTTTGTATCAAAACTATCAAGAGAAACTAAAAAAATCTCTGGATCATGGCCTAATAGAGAAATTTTAACTGTTAGCAACAATGACCCGCTATATTTAGAGCTAGCCAGACTTGAAGAAAAATGGTTAGGTTTAGACAGATAA